The genomic window ACCACAAACTCCTATTTTCTGAATTGTCTCATTTCTATCTCAAGGTTTTACTGAAAGAAGAAAAATGAATTCAACACAACTTCAGGATATGGGGGACACACAATTCTGCTTTGAATTTGTCAATATTTCCTGCCCCAAAACCAACAGGTCGACAGCAGTCCATGTAGCATTATACATCCTCTTTGTAGTTATCATAATAATTACAATTTTAGGCAACTCGCTGGTGATGCTTTCAATTTTGCATTTTCGGAAACTACAGACACCCACCAATTATCTTGTACTTTCACTCGCTGTAACTGATTTTCTAGTGGGGCTCATTGTTTTGCCTTATAGTATGATTAGGTCTGTTGACACATGTTGGTACTTTGGAGATATATTTTGTAAAATCCATTCCGGTTTGGACATGGTCCTGACAATAACATCtatttatcacctgtgttttattgCCATTGACCGCTACTATGCTGTGTGTGAACCTTTGCTCTACACTACAAAAATTACTCTGCCTGTAATTGGTATATTTATTACATTTAGTTGGGTATTTTCTATAGTTTATGGATTTGCTTTAATTTACTCAGACGCTAATGTGTATGGAATAGAGGATTATATCAGTGCCATTTCTTGCTATGGTAGCTGTGTACTCATATTTAATAAATTATGGGGCCATCTGGATCCACTGATAGCATTTTTTGTTCCTGTTTTGGTTATTGTCTATATATACCTCAAGATATTTTTTGTGGCAAGACAGCATGCTCGAGCAATTGGAAACGTAATGCACAGAAAGAACGTGAAACAGGAAAACAATATCGGAGGTTCCCACAAAAAAGAATTCAAGGCTGCAGTAAAACTGGGGGTTGTAATAGGTGTCTTCATTATCTGCTGGTTGCCATTTTTCATAATTACTATTGTTGATCCTTACATTGATTTCTCAACACCACCAGCAGTATTTGAAATGTTTGTATGGCTTGGTTATTTTAATTCTACTTGCAATCCAATGCTTTATGCCTTTTTTTACCCCTGGTTTCGCAAAGCACTAAAAATGATTATTTCTTGTAAGATATTTGAAGACGACTCTACAATGCTGAATATGTACCCAGAATAACCACATTTTACCAAGTAGGAGATTGTTAATAACCTGTTCTTTGTGACACCAATGAGCTGTATACTCTGTGATAGCACTTTCTTTTAGAGGCATAATTGTTTCATATTCTATTGAAATATAGTTTGCTCTGATACTTATGAATATGTATTTGAAAATTCTGACAGTAAACTTGTAATGTGTATAATAAGTTCTATTTTAATGTAAACATGTTTTCTACATGTTACAGAGGAAAGTGCATGCTGTAAACGTTAATAAAGCAATATCAGTGTTTAGAAGATCCATACTGAATTCAAAAAGGTGTACCTGTGCAGGGTCTTGTGATATTACAGAACTGCCAATGGTATCGGTGCCAATAGCCTACCCCTGTGCTGGTCAATACAAGCTTGACACATTTTGAGATTTCCCTCTATGCTGTCATGAAGaggtctatgggctggattttcattatggagacgggaaacaggaaccaggtctgaaacccgcctctggtgggaaactgattcagatagAGATTTTAAAAtaggtgagcccttaattggtatggagacagatttcctgtccacttagagccactggggctgagAATGAAGGTGAgtaagatcaagtgtggggctcatgtaaagTCCCATGGcatccatcactgaggctgcttgttgtcctgagggagagatctgcctttcaCTGCACCAGGGAGAAGTGAGATctcacaggggagccagaggcctggcactaggggcagggcagacccttgcttcatcgatgGCGACCTGTATTTAATGctgcaggccatgagggagagaagagtggtccTCCTCCCAgagggcggcaggaggaggccatcttGGCATGCAGCAGGGGCATCTCTTGTTATTCCCTTccatctcttcttcctcctcctccgttACGTCCTGCTTCACCCCCAAAGAGCTGCttcattccagggcctcactgttctcaaagtccacacctctctggagggccatgttatgcagtgcgcagcagaccaccacaatgactgagacccttgcaggaagaTATTGGAGGGTTCCATCTGACCAATCCAGATACCAGAATCAATGGCCTACTCAATGTTTGGCCTGCTAAGCAGGTggtattggttgtattgcctctgtgcctctgtctggggctcccatagaggggtcagtagccatctcttcaagggatttcccttgtccccttggatccatccatgcactttcagGGATGGAGTGAAAATCCAAGGCAGTCTGGACTGGCGTAGGATGAggtagtcatggcagctgccaagaaaacgagcacacacatggagcaagctcttgttgtggtcgcagaccagttgaacgttgagggagtggaaggctttcctgttgatggatctcactggccggttactgggtgccttgatgggccacatgggcgcaatcgatgatgtcctgcacctggaggaatccagcgattgaGGCTGGACCCAATGTCCTCCGTGCCAGCACAGGCCCATTTGTGTGAAAGTGGATGTAGTACCTCGCCCTCTGGAATATGgaatccgtgacctgcctgatggcttgatgagctgccgactgcgagatgccacctaggtcaacAGCAGATCACTggaacaataataaaagcaaaatgctgcagatgctggaaatctgaaataaaaacagaaagtgctagaaatactcagcaggtctggcagcatctgtggagagaaaaacagagttgactTTTGAGTGGGATATGACTCCTGACcaggttgcatagaaattcagggcacgGTGTCCTtaatggctgcaggtaagggactgccatgggggggtGTGAGGCCTTAGGTCGTTGTGTATCAGAGCACACAAGatggagaccatctgcctggataggcgcgcagcctcctacagcactgacGCTCTGTCATTTGCATGTAGCTGACTCTTGAGCGGTAGACCTGATGTAttgggtagcgccttcttccccttgcagcccctgctgtgttcctctggcctcctgctgtccaggagtttGCATTTGCTGAACCACATCCTGTCTGCTCTGTCCAATGTTACAATGGCCTGTTCCCATCTGAGCTCCATCAGTTGTGATTTGTTTGTTCACCAGGccgtcccctgccaaccccagctaccCAAGTGGTGCCAGTGGCTCTCTGGAtttctgccactcaccactgagaaa from Heterodontus francisci isolate sHetFra1 chromosome 3, sHetFra1.hap1, whole genome shotgun sequence includes these protein-coding regions:
- the LOC137352526 gene encoding trace amine-associated receptor 4-like, yielding MNSTQLQDMGDTQFCFEFVNISCPKTNRSTAVHVALYILFVVIIIITILGNSLVMLSILHFRKLQTPTNYLVLSLAVTDFLVGLIVLPYSMIRSVDTCWYFGDIFCKIHSGLDMVLTITSIYHLCFIAIDRYYAVCEPLLYTTKITLPVIGIFITFSWVFSIVYGFALIYSDANVYGIEDYISAISCYGSCVLIFNKLWGHLDPLIAFFVPVLVIVYIYLKIFFVARQHARAIGNVMHRKNVKQENNIGGSHKKEFKAAVKLGVVIGVFIICWLPFFIITIVDPYIDFSTPPAVFEMFVWLGYFNSTCNPMLYAFFYPWFRKALKMIISCKIFEDDSTMLNMYPE